A single Rubrivivax gelatinosus IL144 DNA region contains:
- the nifD gene encoding nitrogenase molybdenum-iron protein alpha chain produces MSMTVEERKAANKALIDEVLKAYPDKMAKKRAKHLNAYEEGRPDCGVKSNIKSLPGVMTIRGCAYAGSKGVVWGPIKDMVHISHGPVGCGQYSWASRRNYYIGITGVDSFGTMQFTSDFQEKDIVFGGDKKLEKIIDEIEQLFPLNKGISIQSECPIGLIGDDIEAVSKKKSKEMGGKTIIPVRCEGFRGVSQSLGHHIANDAIRDWVFDKTDPAKYPEFVSTPYDVAIIGDYNIGGDAWSSRILLEEIGLRVIAQWSGDGTIAELENTPKAKLNVLHCYRSMNYISRHMEEKYGIPWVEYNFFGPTQIEKSLREIASHFDDTIKANAERVIAKYRPMVDAVIAKYKPRLDGKKVMLYVGGLRPRHVIGAYEDLGMEICGTGYEFAHNDDYQRTTHYIKDGTLIYDDVTGYEFEKFVERVQPDLIGSGIKEKYVFQKMGLPFRQMHSWDYSGPYHGYDGFAIFARDMDIAISSPVWGLAKGAPWKKAA; encoded by the coding sequence ATGTCCATGACCGTTGAAGAGCGCAAGGCCGCCAACAAGGCCTTGATCGACGAAGTGCTGAAGGCCTATCCGGACAAGATGGCCAAGAAGCGCGCCAAGCACCTGAACGCCTACGAAGAGGGCCGTCCCGATTGCGGGGTGAAGTCCAACATCAAGTCGCTTCCCGGCGTGATGACGATCCGCGGCTGCGCCTACGCCGGCTCCAAGGGCGTGGTGTGGGGCCCGATCAAGGACATGGTGCACATCAGCCACGGCCCGGTGGGCTGCGGCCAGTACTCCTGGGCCTCGCGCCGCAACTACTACATCGGCATCACCGGGGTCGACAGCTTCGGCACGATGCAGTTCACGTCCGACTTCCAGGAGAAGGACATCGTCTTCGGCGGCGACAAGAAGCTCGAGAAGATCATCGACGAGATCGAGCAGCTGTTCCCGCTGAACAAGGGCATCTCGATCCAGAGCGAGTGCCCGATCGGCCTGATCGGCGACGACATCGAGGCCGTCAGCAAGAAGAAGAGCAAGGAGATGGGCGGCAAGACCATCATCCCGGTGCGCTGCGAAGGCTTCCGCGGCGTCAGCCAGTCGCTGGGCCACCACATCGCCAACGACGCGATCCGCGACTGGGTCTTCGACAAGACCGACCCGGCCAAGTACCCCGAGTTCGTCTCCACGCCCTACGACGTGGCGATCATCGGCGACTACAACATCGGCGGCGACGCCTGGTCCAGCCGCATCCTGCTCGAGGAGATCGGCCTGCGCGTCATCGCCCAGTGGTCCGGCGACGGCACGATCGCCGAGCTGGAGAACACGCCCAAGGCCAAGCTCAACGTCCTGCACTGCTACCGGTCGATGAACTACATCAGCCGGCACATGGAGGAGAAGTACGGCATCCCCTGGGTCGAATACAACTTCTTCGGCCCGACGCAGATCGAGAAGAGCCTGCGCGAGATCGCCAGCCACTTCGACGACACGATCAAGGCCAACGCCGAGCGCGTGATCGCCAAGTACCGGCCGATGGTCGACGCCGTCATCGCCAAGTACAAGCCGCGCCTGGACGGCAAGAAGGTGATGCTCTACGTCGGCGGCCTGCGTCCGCGCCACGTCATCGGCGCCTACGAGGACCTGGGCATGGAGATCTGCGGCACCGGCTACGAGTTCGCCCACAACGACGACTACCAGCGCACCACCCACTACATCAAGGACGGCACGCTGATCTACGACGACGTGACGGGCTACGAGTTCGAGAAGTTCGTCGAGCGCGTGCAGCCGGACCTGATCGGCTCGGGCATCAAGGAAAAGTACGTCTTCCAGAAGATGGGCCTGCCGTTCCGGCAGATGCACAGCTGGGACTACTCCGGCCCCTACCACGGCTACGACGGCTTCGCCATCTTCGCCCGTGACATGGACATCGCGATCAGCTCGCCGGTCTGGGGTCTCGCCAAGGGCGCCCCCTGGAAGAAAGCGGCCTGA
- the nifK gene encoding nitrogenase molybdenum-iron protein subunit beta, whose translation MPQNADKIIDHELLFREPEYQKLFADKKSNFEYKHADVRIEEIRNWTKTPEYREKNFAREALTVNPAKACQPLGAVFVANGFAKTLPFVHGSQGCVAYYRSHFSRHFKEPTSCVSSSMTEDAAVFGGLTNMVDGLANSFNLYKPDMIAVSTTCMAEVIGDDLNAFIKTAKEKGSIPADFDVPFAHTPAFVGSHVTGYDNALLGVLQHFWEGKAGVTAPLERVPDESINFIGGFDGFVVGNLKEIKRIFALFGVEATILCDPSEVWNTPTDGEFRMFSGGTTKAEVERALHAKATIVFQEFSSEKTAKYLREKGHEVVVLNAPVGVGGTDELLMAISRLTGKPVPAELELERGQLVDAIADSQAHLHGKKYALYGDPDQLIGYTKFLLELGAEPTHVLSTNGNEDWAEKVRAVLAASPYGQDGKVYPKRDLWHLRSLLFTEPVDFLIGNTYGKYLERDAGTPLVRLVFPIFDRHHYHRYPTWGYEGGMRLLTMLLDEYFEKLDANTNIPGKTDISFDIIR comes from the coding sequence ATGCCGCAAAACGCCGACAAGATCATCGACCACGAGCTGCTGTTCCGCGAGCCGGAGTACCAGAAGCTCTTCGCCGACAAGAAGTCGAACTTCGAATACAAGCACGCCGACGTCAGGATCGAAGAGATCCGCAACTGGACCAAGACGCCGGAATACCGCGAGAAGAACTTCGCCCGCGAAGCGCTGACCGTCAACCCGGCCAAGGCCTGCCAACCGCTGGGCGCCGTCTTCGTCGCCAACGGCTTCGCCAAGACGCTGCCGTTCGTGCACGGCTCGCAGGGCTGCGTCGCCTACTACCGCAGCCACTTCAGCCGCCACTTCAAGGAGCCGACGTCCTGCGTCAGCTCGTCGATGACCGAGGACGCCGCGGTCTTCGGCGGCCTGACCAACATGGTCGACGGCCTGGCCAACAGCTTCAACCTCTACAAGCCCGACATGATCGCGGTGTCGACGACCTGCATGGCGGAAGTCATCGGCGACGACCTCAACGCGTTCATCAAGACGGCCAAGGAGAAGGGCAGCATCCCGGCCGACTTCGACGTGCCGTTCGCGCACACCCCGGCCTTCGTCGGCAGCCACGTCACCGGCTACGACAACGCGCTGCTGGGCGTGCTGCAGCACTTCTGGGAAGGCAAGGCCGGCGTCACGGCGCCGCTGGAGCGCGTGCCCGACGAGAGCATCAACTTCATCGGCGGCTTCGACGGCTTCGTCGTCGGCAACCTGAAGGAGATCAAGCGCATCTTCGCGCTGTTCGGCGTCGAGGCGACGATCCTCTGCGACCCGTCCGAGGTCTGGAACACCCCGACCGACGGCGAGTTCCGCATGTTCTCCGGCGGCACCACCAAGGCCGAGGTCGAACGTGCGCTGCACGCCAAGGCGACCATCGTCTTCCAGGAGTTCAGCAGCGAGAAGACTGCCAAGTACCTGCGCGAGAAGGGCCACGAGGTCGTCGTGCTGAACGCGCCGGTGGGCGTGGGCGGCACCGACGAGCTGCTGATGGCGATCAGCCGCCTGACCGGCAAGCCGGTGCCGGCCGAGCTGGAGCTCGAACGCGGCCAGCTCGTCGACGCCATCGCCGACAGCCAGGCCCATCTGCACGGCAAGAAGTACGCGCTCTACGGCGACCCCGACCAGCTGATCGGCTACACCAAGTTCCTGCTCGAACTGGGCGCCGAGCCGACCCACGTGCTGTCGACCAACGGCAACGAGGACTGGGCCGAGAAGGTGCGTGCGGTGCTCGCCGCCTCGCCCTACGGCCAGGACGGCAAGGTCTACCCGAAGCGCGACCTCTGGCACCTGCGCAGCCTGCTGTTCACCGAGCCGGTGGACTTCCTGATCGGCAACACCTACGGCAAGTACCTGGAGCGCGATGCCGGGACGCCGCTGGTGCGCCTGGTGTTCCCGATCTTCGACCGCCACCACTACCACCGTTACCCCACCTGGGGCTACGAGGGCGGGATGCGGCTGCTGACGATGCTGCTCGACGAGTACTTCGAGAAGCTCGACGCCAACACCAACATCCCCGGCAAGACCGACATCTCGTTCGACATCATCCGCTGA
- a CDS encoding NAD(+)--dinitrogen-reductase ADP-D-ribosyltransferase, which produces MACADAHDPHPERWYTTNLVGIPAPVLASLAFNAHPQPLRIAGARETQPGLFALLGRCPDAEQAREVFQHYMSLGFGLGAPAADAGEAERHRWRTSYLKLMQGWVLDSNSAAGAVLKGWAESRFGLVPTYHREALARYPSPAWMRYLEEKAGSRFHNNCIWQQLDLVFEYCQWMLARFELMGAGPHVTLWRGSSNVEEQIVAGSLRERRCTVRLNNIVSFTRSREQAGCFGDWVFEARVPLCKLLLAPGVLSTRSLQAEGEVLAIGGLYELKVSYE; this is translated from the coding sequence GTGGCCTGCGCCGACGCCCACGACCCGCATCCGGAGCGCTGGTACACGACCAACCTGGTCGGCATCCCGGCGCCGGTGCTGGCCAGCCTCGCCTTCAACGCGCACCCGCAGCCGCTGCGCATCGCCGGGGCGCGCGAGACGCAGCCGGGGCTGTTCGCGCTGCTCGGCCGCTGCCCCGACGCCGAGCAGGCGCGCGAGGTCTTCCAGCACTACATGAGCCTCGGCTTCGGCCTCGGCGCGCCGGCAGCCGACGCCGGCGAAGCCGAGCGCCACCGCTGGCGCACCAGCTACCTGAAGCTGATGCAGGGCTGGGTGCTGGACAGCAACAGCGCCGCCGGCGCGGTGTTGAAGGGCTGGGCCGAGAGCCGCTTCGGCCTGGTGCCGACCTACCACCGCGAGGCGCTGGCGCGTTACCCCTCGCCGGCCTGGATGCGCTACCTCGAGGAGAAGGCCGGCAGCCGCTTCCACAACAACTGCATCTGGCAGCAGCTGGACCTGGTGTTCGAGTACTGCCAGTGGATGCTGGCGCGCTTCGAGCTGATGGGCGCCGGCCCGCACGTCACGCTGTGGCGTGGCAGCTCCAACGTCGAGGAGCAGATCGTCGCCGGCTCGCTGCGCGAGCGCCGCTGCACCGTGCGGCTGAACAATATCGTCTCGTTCACGCGTTCGCGCGAGCAGGCCGGCTGCTTCGGCGACTGGGTGTTCGAGGCGCGGGTGCCCTTGTGCAAGCTGCTGCTGGCGCCCGGCGTGCTGAGCACGCGTTCGCTGCAGGCCGAAGGCGAGGTGCTGGCCATCGGCGGGCTCTACGAACTGAAGGTGAGCTATGAGTGA
- the nifH gene encoding nitrogenase iron protein translates to MSKLRQIAFYGKGGIGKSTTSQNTLAALAEMGQKILIVGCDPKADSTRLILHAKAQDTVLSLAAEAGSVEDLELEDVLKIGFRGIKCVESGGPEPGVGCAGRGVITSINFLEENGAYDDVDYVSYDVLGDVVCGGFAMPIRENKAQEIYIVMSGEMMAMYAANNISKGILKYANSGGVRLGGLICNERKTDKEYELAEALAKRLGTKLIHFVPRNNVVQHAELRRMTVVEYDPNSAQAQEYRTLANKVHANAGNGVIPTPITMDELEDLLMEFGIMSKEDESIVGKTAAQAAA, encoded by the coding sequence ATGAGCAAGCTTCGGCAGATCGCCTTCTACGGCAAGGGTGGCATCGGCAAGTCCACCACCTCGCAGAACACCCTCGCGGCCCTGGCCGAGATGGGCCAGAAGATCCTCATCGTCGGCTGCGACCCCAAGGCCGACTCGACCCGCCTGATCCTGCACGCGAAGGCGCAGGACACCGTGCTGTCGCTGGCCGCCGAGGCCGGCTCGGTGGAGGACCTCGAACTCGAGGACGTGCTGAAGATCGGCTTCCGCGGCATCAAGTGCGTGGAGTCCGGCGGCCCGGAACCGGGCGTCGGCTGCGCCGGCCGCGGCGTCATCACCTCGATCAACTTCCTCGAGGAGAACGGCGCCTATGACGACGTCGACTACGTCAGCTACGACGTGCTGGGCGACGTGGTCTGCGGCGGCTTCGCGATGCCGATCCGCGAGAACAAGGCGCAGGAGATCTACATCGTCATGTCCGGCGAGATGATGGCCATGTACGCGGCCAACAACATCTCCAAGGGCATCCTGAAGTACGCCAACTCGGGCGGCGTGCGCCTGGGCGGCCTGATCTGCAACGAGCGCAAGACCGACAAGGAATACGAGCTCGCCGAAGCGCTGGCCAAGCGCCTGGGCACCAAGCTCATCCACTTCGTGCCGCGCAACAACGTCGTGCAGCACGCCGAGCTGCGCCGCATGACCGTCGTCGAATACGACCCGAACAGCGCCCAGGCCCAGGAGTACCGCACCCTGGCCAACAAGGTGCACGCCAACGCCGGCAACGGCGTCATCCCGACCCCGATCACGATGGACGAACTCGAAGACCTGCTGATGGAGTTCGGGATCATGAGCAAGGAAGACGAGTCCATCGTCGGCAAGACCGCGGCCCAAGCAGCGGCCTGA